A region of Maridesulfovibrio sp. DNA encodes the following proteins:
- a CDS encoding electron transport complex protein RnfA produces the protein MKEYFLLFISAIFVNNIVLAQYLGNCPFIGTSKKTSVAIGMGSAVVFVATMAASITWTVQEYLLDPLDLQYLQTLTFILVIASLVQFVEMFLKKVVPPLYKSLGIFLPLITTNCAVMGIAIICQREEFTFIKTVAFSFASGLGFMLALVVLSAIRERIEVSRTPKSMKGTPIALVMAGLMSLAFFAFKGMI, from the coding sequence ATGAAAGAATATTTTCTGCTCTTCATCTCTGCCATATTCGTCAACAACATCGTGCTGGCCCAGTATCTGGGCAACTGTCCGTTCATCGGCACTTCCAAAAAAACATCCGTGGCTATAGGTATGGGCAGTGCGGTGGTATTTGTCGCAACCATGGCCGCTTCCATTACATGGACTGTACAGGAATATCTGCTTGATCCTCTGGACTTACAATATTTACAGACCCTGACCTTTATCCTCGTCATCGCCTCGCTGGTTCAGTTTGTGGAAATGTTCCTTAAAAAGGTAGTCCCTCCTCTTTACAAATCGCTGGGCATATTTCTGCCGCTGATTACCACCAACTGTGCAGTCATGGGTATCGCCATTATCTGCCAGCGGGAAGAATTCACTTTCATCAAGACCGTAGCATTTTCTTTTGCCTCCGGTCTGGGCTTCATGCTTGCGCTGGTTGTGCTCTCAGCCATCCGCGAACGGATTGAAGTTTCACGGACACCGAAGTCAATGAAAGGTACGCCCATTGCTCTGGTCATGGCGGGTTTGATGTCACTGGCATTTTTTGCATTTAAGGGCATGATATGA